ACATGCTCAACATCTGTAAGGATTAAAAGAGTTTCTGCCTCAATTTCATTTGCAAGTTTTTGGGATGCCAAATCTTTATCGACGACCGCATCCACTCCATAAAGCACACCATTTTTCTCAACGACAGGTATTCCTCCCCCGCCCGCTGCAATAACAACGGTATTCCCCTCAATTAATTTCTTAATCGCGCCCGCCTCAACTATCGAAATTGGTTTTGGAGAGGGAACAAGAATACGCCAGCCGCTGCCGTATTTTCCCACCCTATAAATTTTTTTAATTTCCTCTATTTCATCATCTGAATAAACTGGCCCTATTGGCTTTGTTGGGTTTAAAAATTCACTGTCATTTTCGCTAACTATTACTTGAGTTATTAATGTTACAACCTCTCTACCAATTTTATTAATTTTAAATTCATTAAGCAAACTTTGTTGAATAAGGTAGCCAATCTGCCCTTGAGTTAATGCAACGCAAGCGTGCAATGGCATTGATTTTTTTGCAATTTTCTGCTGTAAAAGCAACTCTCCCACCTGCGGGCCATTTCCATGGGTTATTGCTATTTCCCACCCGTTCTTAATCATTTTTGCTATGCATCTTGCAGTGTTTCTTGTTGCTTCAATCTGTTTTTCAAAATTTACTTTTCTATCCTTACCAGTTAATGCATTCCCTCCAAGGGCAACGACTGCTTTCATGAAGTTTATATTTATATCCTATATAAATGATTACTTTTTTAAAATCTCTGCCAGCTTCTCAATATCCTCTTCAAATTCCTCAAGCAAAAGCGGGTTGTATATGCAGGCTGCTGGATGGAATGTTGGAAAAATTATTATTTTGTGCAGGGGGGATGAAAAAATTTTGCCGTGTATCCTGCTTATTGCCTCTTCCTTAAAACCGAAAAATTTAAATATTGTTTTCGTGCTGAAATTTCCAAGTGTGGCTATTATCTCTGGACTTATAATTTCTATTTGCCTCATTAAATATGCAGAGCATTTTTTTACCTCATCTTCATATGGTGCCCTATTATTTGGAGGATGGCACTTGACAACATTTGTTATATAAACTTCTTGCCTCCTTATCCCATTTTTTTCAAGGTTTTTATTCAGTATTTTTCCAGCGTTGCCAACAAAGGGGCGCCCCTCTTCGTCTTCATTTCTGCCAGGGGCTTCGCCAACCAGCATTAGTTTCGCTTTATAATTTCCTTCTCCTGGAACCGCATTTTTCCTTCCCTCCCATAACCTGCATTTCTTGCAATTTTTTATTTCTTCTTCAATTTTTTTTATTTCCATTTTCTTCTTTCCTTTATTTCTTCTATATATGGATACCTTTTTTTATTTCCGCAGTTAAGGCATGTTAAAACAACCTTTCTTTTTTTAAGTCTTATCCTGCAATTTTTGCCTGGCACAAGATAAGAGAGACATTTTTTACAATATCTAAGCCTGTAAACTCTCGGAATTCTCACAAGATATTTCATTGAAATTTTTCTTGCAATTTCAACATATCTCCTGCATAACTCCATTCTATTTTCCTTTGCCATTTTTTCCGCCTCACTAAAAAGGCGATGTATTCTTTCAATTGCGATTCTTTGTCTTTCTCTCACATTTTGAAAGAAAAGAGAATACTTAAATTTTTATCGCTTATTAATTTGCAGAGTTTAACATAAAAATGCAAAATTTTTCCTTATCTTATAAAACCAAAATTTATACCATTAAATATATATCTTGCTAATTAATCCACATCCATGATTTCAGTATCAGACAGGGTAAAAAATATATCCTATGCAATAAGAGAAGTGGTTGTTTATGCCCGCCAGCTTGAAAAGAAGGGCATAAAAGTGCTGAATATGAACATTGGTGATCCTATAGCATATGATTTTGATACACCTCAGCATATAAAGGATGCTTTATATAAAGCATCAATGAACAAATATAATGGCTACGCCCCTTCAGAAGGATACGAAGAGCTGAGAGAAGAGATTGCGAAAAGAGAAAAAAGAAGAAATGGAATGAATTATAGTATAGATGACATATGTATAACTACAGGGGTGACTGAGGGATTGCAGATTTTTCTTTCCGCCTGCCTTAATGGGGGCGATGAGCTTCTTGTTCCTGGCCCGACATATCCTCCGTATAATTTAAT
The nucleotide sequence above comes from Thermoplasmatales archaeon. Encoded proteins:
- the arcC gene encoding carbamate kinase — translated: MKAVVALGGNALTGKDRKVNFEKQIEATRNTARCIAKMIKNGWEIAITHGNGPQVGELLLQQKIAKKSMPLHACVALTQGQIGYLIQQSLLNEFKINKIGREVVTLITQVIVSENDSEFLNPTKPIGPVYSDDEIEEIKKIYRVGKYGSGWRILVPSPKPISIVEAGAIKKLIEGNTVVIAAGGGGIPVVEKNGVLYGVDAVVDKDLASQKLANEIEAETLLILTDVEHVFINYKNKNQKRIEEINADEIEEYYNEGHFPPGSMGPKIEAGINFVRNGGKEAIITSIEKAWDALNGRTGTHIKP
- a CDS encoding uracil-DNA glycosylase translates to MEIKKIEEEIKNCKKCRLWEGRKNAVPGEGNYKAKLMLVGEAPGRNEDEEGRPFVGNAGKILNKNLEKNGIRRQEVYITNVVKCHPPNNRAPYEDEVKKCSAYLMRQIEIISPEIIATLGNFSTKTIFKFFGFKEEAISRIHGKIFSSPLHKIIIFPTFHPAACIYNPLLLEEFEEDIEKLAEILKK